A single window of Cytobacillus dafuensis DNA harbors:
- a CDS encoding class II aldolase/adducin family protein → MAEKQKFYSDFEAKNLICEIGRRVYNKNFVAANDGNISVKVGPNTIWTTPTGVSKGFMTPDMMVKMDLSGKVLSGKMKPSSEVKMHLRVYNENPEVNAVVHAHPPVATSFAIAGIDLDKPISPEAVVLLGRVPVAPYATPGTFEVPDSIAPYCKDYNAVLLANHGALTWGADLIQAYYRMESLEHYALMLMYSNNIINKANELSCSQISDLINIRESMGIKTGGVPPCEKETVNINQTNNKESVIESIVRKVTEEVLNHYMK, encoded by the coding sequence ATGGCTGAGAAACAAAAATTCTATTCTGATTTTGAAGCAAAGAATCTAATCTGTGAGATTGGCAGAAGGGTATATAATAAAAACTTTGTCGCAGCTAATGACGGAAATATTTCTGTTAAGGTTGGACCTAATACGATTTGGACGACTCCAACTGGGGTTAGTAAAGGCTTTATGACCCCAGATATGATGGTGAAGATGGATCTTTCAGGGAAGGTTCTCTCTGGAAAAATGAAACCTTCTTCAGAAGTGAAAATGCATTTGCGGGTTTACAATGAAAATCCTGAAGTAAATGCTGTTGTTCATGCGCATCCACCTGTTGCTACATCTTTTGCTATTGCTGGAATTGACCTTGATAAACCGATATCCCCAGAAGCGGTGGTCCTATTAGGTAGAGTTCCTGTAGCTCCATATGCCACTCCAGGAACATTTGAAGTTCCAGATTCTATTGCACCTTATTGCAAAGATTACAATGCAGTACTATTAGCTAATCATGGAGCTCTAACATGGGGAGCGGATTTAATTCAAGCCTATTATCGTATGGAATCACTTGAACATTACGCGCTAATGCTTATGTACTCTAATAACATCATTAATAAAGCGAATGAATTAAGTTGTTCACAAATATCAGACTTAATTAATATCCGCGAATCGATGGGAATTAAAACTGGCGGAGTGCCGCCTTGTGAAAAAGAAACGGTAAATATTAATCAAACGAATAATAAAGAATCCGTAATTGAGAGTATTGTTCGAAAGGTAACAGAAGAGGTATTGAATCATTATATGAAATAG
- a CDS encoding DeoR/GlpR family DNA-binding transcription regulator: MLPIARKKKIKEIILEKKSVTVAELTIQFNVTEETIRRDLKQLEEEGVLTRTYGGAFISDGVQNDVNVNIREHIHVEGKRKIAATCISTIKNGDSIFLDASTTSLVIASMLEDKKLTVVTNSLKVINTLVEKPNINIVVIGGTLSPTSLSNTGRSSEYTLKHYFFDTAFISCRSVSMQHGITDSNEQQAGIRKLAAEHANNVFLIADYTKFDKTSFARICDFDKINNVVVDKTLSSEWKQFLKEQNVTLYECE, encoded by the coding sequence ATGCTTCCAATAGCACGAAAGAAAAAAATAAAAGAAATCATACTAGAAAAAAAGAGTGTTACTGTTGCCGAACTCACTATTCAATTTAATGTGACAGAGGAGACTATACGGAGGGATTTAAAGCAGCTTGAGGAAGAAGGTGTTTTAACTAGAACTTACGGTGGTGCTTTTATTTCAGATGGAGTTCAAAACGATGTTAATGTGAATATAAGAGAACATATCCATGTAGAAGGGAAAAGAAAAATTGCAGCAACATGCATTTCCACAATTAAAAATGGTGATTCCATTTTCTTAGATGCCTCCACAACTTCTCTTGTTATTGCTAGTATGCTTGAGGATAAAAAATTGACTGTTGTTACGAACTCACTTAAAGTTATTAATACTCTTGTAGAAAAACCCAATATTAACATTGTTGTAATTGGAGGTACTTTATCTCCAACCTCCCTATCAAACACTGGAAGAAGCTCGGAGTATACACTAAAGCACTATTTCTTTGACACCGCTTTCATTTCATGCCGTTCAGTCAGTATGCAGCATGGCATTACGGATTCTAACGAACAACAAGCAGGAATCCGAAAATTAGCCGCAGAGCACGCCAACAATGTTTTCCTTATTGCTGACTATACCAAATTTGACAAAACTTCTTTTGCAAGAATATGTGATTTTGACAAAATAAATAATGTCGTAGTAGATAAAACCCTTTCATCAGAATGGAAGCAATTCTTAAAAGAACAAAATGTAACACTCTATGAATGCGAATAA
- the mtnA gene encoding S-methyl-5-thioribose-1-phosphate isomerase: MGNPVEVIQSVKLDDENSTLILLDQTVLPNETIFLELKEMEDVWDAIYQLKVRGAPAIGIAAAYGVYLGTKKSNAETYEALYEDFKKVKEYLASSRPTAVNLFWALNRMEDRLKKEAGKNVSEVKAALKEEAELIRAEDEKICESIGQYALSLLETGWGILTHCNAGTIATAKYGTALAPIYLGQEKGYDFKVYADETRPLLQGARLTAWELQQAGVDVTLICDNMASIVMKEGKIQAVLVGCDRVAENGDTANKIGTSGVAILAKHYNIPFYVCAPLSTVDLECKTGEDIHIELRPSEEITSKWYEKPMAPKDVKTYNPCFDVTDHSLITGIITENGIAYAPFNETLPKMFQSNK, translated from the coding sequence ATGGGAAATCCAGTAGAAGTTATACAATCAGTTAAATTAGATGATGAAAATAGCACATTAATACTTTTGGACCAAACTGTATTACCAAATGAAACAATATTTTTAGAATTGAAAGAAATGGAAGATGTTTGGGATGCTATCTATCAATTAAAAGTTAGAGGAGCACCAGCAATCGGAATTGCTGCAGCGTATGGTGTTTACTTAGGAACAAAGAAGTCGAATGCTGAGACTTATGAAGCACTTTACGAAGATTTTAAAAAGGTTAAAGAATACTTAGCTTCCTCTAGACCGACTGCAGTTAATCTTTTCTGGGCACTCAACCGAATGGAAGATAGATTAAAAAAAGAAGCAGGGAAAAATGTTTCTGAAGTAAAGGCTGCTTTAAAAGAAGAAGCCGAACTGATTCGAGCGGAAGATGAAAAAATCTGTGAATCTATCGGGCAGTATGCATTGTCATTACTAGAGACGGGCTGGGGAATCCTAACCCATTGTAATGCTGGAACAATCGCAACGGCTAAGTATGGTACTGCTTTAGCACCTATTTATTTAGGGCAGGAGAAAGGTTATGACTTTAAAGTGTATGCCGATGAAACAAGACCTTTACTTCAAGGTGCTCGTCTAACAGCCTGGGAGCTTCAGCAGGCGGGAGTAGATGTTACATTAATCTGCGATAATATGGCTTCAATTGTCATGAAGGAAGGAAAAATTCAGGCTGTTCTTGTAGGTTGTGATCGAGTGGCTGAAAATGGAGATACCGCTAATAAAATTGGAACTTCGGGTGTAGCGATTTTAGCTAAGCACTACAATATTCCATTTTACGTATGTGCACCGCTTTCTACAGTCGATTTAGAATGCAAAACAGGAGAAGATATTCATATCGAATTAAGGCCGTCAGAGGAGATTACTAGCAAATGGTATGAAAAACCGATGGCACCGAAAGATGTAAAGACGTATAATCCTTGCTTTGATGTAACCGATCATTCTTTGATTACAGGGATCATTACCGAAAATGGAATTGCTTATGCGCCATTTAATGAGACCCTTCCGAAAATGTTCCAAAGCAATAAATAA
- the mtnK gene encoding S-methyl-5-thioribose kinase translates to MKDFTKEYFTMTEEDAIEYAKTNLDIFQKDAQLECKEIGDGNLNYVFKVVDSKSKQSVIIKQAGPVARISDEFKLSPDRNRIESEILQLQFKLAPGYVPEVYKYDPIMNCCTMEDLSDHEMMRAALIEHKKFPLFSEHISTFLVNTLLLTSDVVMGHKEKKALVKSFINPELCEISEDLVYTEPFYDCPRNDVFPGTREFVQENIWKDEKLQLETAKLKFEFMTNAQSLIHGDLHTGSIFIKEDSTKVFDPEFAFYGPAGYDIGNVIANLIFAYANAKFTIEDEIKRKDYLDYLGNTIKDVIDLFIEKFLRVWDDQATEHVAKYKGFKEHYLGTVIRDTAAVAGHELIRRIIGLAHVKDITSISNPESRVRAEKICLTIGKTFILNRENMKTGADFIDVIQSAETKLLKEAE, encoded by the coding sequence ATGAAGGACTTTACGAAGGAATACTTCACGATGACTGAGGAAGATGCTATCGAATACGCCAAAACAAATCTTGATATCTTTCAAAAAGATGCACAGTTGGAATGCAAGGAAATAGGAGACGGTAATTTAAACTATGTATTTAAAGTCGTTGATTCGAAAAGTAAGCAATCAGTCATCATAAAACAAGCTGGTCCTGTAGCTCGTATTTCTGATGAATTTAAATTATCTCCTGACCGAAATCGAATTGAAAGTGAAATCTTACAATTGCAATTTAAATTGGCTCCAGGCTATGTACCGGAAGTATACAAGTATGATCCAATTATGAATTGCTGTACGATGGAAGATTTATCAGATCATGAAATGATGAGAGCAGCTCTTATCGAACATAAGAAATTCCCACTTTTTTCAGAACATATTTCTACATTCCTAGTCAATACTTTATTATTAACTTCTGACGTTGTAATGGGGCATAAGGAAAAGAAAGCCTTAGTTAAGAGCTTTATCAACCCTGAGCTATGTGAAATTTCTGAGGATCTTGTGTATACAGAGCCATTTTATGACTGCCCGCGAAATGATGTTTTTCCAGGAACAAGAGAGTTTGTTCAGGAAAACATTTGGAAAGATGAGAAATTGCAGCTCGAAACTGCTAAGCTAAAATTCGAGTTTATGACGAATGCTCAATCCCTTATACATGGAGACCTGCATACAGGTTCTATTTTTATTAAAGAAGATTCTACTAAAGTATTTGATCCGGAGTTTGCTTTCTACGGACCGGCAGGATACGATATTGGAAATGTAATCGCAAATCTTATTTTTGCATATGCAAACGCTAAATTCACGATAGAAGATGAAATAAAAAGAAAAGATTATCTCGATTACTTAGGAAACACGATTAAAGACGTTATCGATTTATTTATTGAGAAATTTTTAAGAGTTTGGGATGATCAAGCAACTGAACATGTTGCGAAATACAAAGGATTTAAGGAGCATTATCTTGGCACTGTCATTAGAGATACTGCTGCTGTTGCTGGTCATGAGCTTATTAGAAGAATCATAGGCTTAGCGCATGTAAAAGATATTACTTCCATTTCAAACCCAGAATCTCGTGTGCGAGCTGAGAAAATCTGTTTGACGATCGGAAAAACTTTTATCCTTAATAGAGAGAATATGAAAACGGGTGCTGACTTTATTGATGTCATTCAATCAGCAGAAACTAAGCTTCTTAAGGAGGCAGAATAA
- a CDS encoding ABC transporter permease: MNTANPVPKTKPAKKGFELFEFLYKYGTIITIFALIAIFTIANPSFIQGANIVNILRSISIVTIIAIGITISLSVDGFDLSVGSTVSLSNAVVVSMFVWFSQNIYIAIIAALAAGLLVGAFNAFMIVKVKIPDMLMTLATMFIIQGIALTYTKGATVSQNMIMPDGSFSTGVIPPFFAKIGQVPWIIIIMVVVVAVVHIFLNYTKHGRYMYVIGGNKEAARLSGIPVNKYKVLAYLLSATFASIGGIVLASRVMTAEINSGAPYLMDAVAAAFIGLSVLGAGKPNAFGTFVGAVLIGILSNGLVMMSVPYYAMDIVKGTVLALALALTYYRQK, from the coding sequence ATGAACACGGCAAATCCTGTTCCGAAAACAAAGCCTGCAAAGAAAGGCTTTGAACTTTTTGAGTTCTTATATAAATATGGAACGATTATTACGATCTTTGCCTTGATTGCCATCTTTACAATTGCAAATCCAAGCTTTATTCAAGGGGCAAATATTGTAAACATTTTGAGGTCTATTTCGATTGTAACCATTATTGCTATAGGTATCACGATATCCCTATCGGTAGATGGATTCGATCTATCAGTTGGTTCTACTGTTTCTCTATCAAATGCAGTAGTAGTTTCCATGTTTGTGTGGTTTTCGCAAAATATTTATATCGCAATTATTGCAGCTTTAGCAGCTGGACTGCTTGTAGGAGCTTTTAACGCTTTTATGATTGTTAAAGTGAAAATTCCAGATATGCTTATGACCCTTGCTACGATGTTTATCATTCAAGGGATTGCCCTTACATATACAAAAGGTGCAACAGTATCGCAAAACATGATTATGCCAGATGGAAGTTTTTCAACGGGTGTGATTCCGCCTTTCTTTGCAAAAATTGGTCAAGTGCCTTGGATCATTATCATCATGGTTGTGGTAGTTGCTGTCGTTCACATTTTCTTGAATTATACAAAGCATGGCCGTTATATGTATGTAATAGGCGGTAATAAGGAAGCAGCTAGATTATCAGGTATTCCTGTTAATAAATATAAAGTTCTCGCTTATTTACTTTCAGCTACGTTCGCTTCAATTGGAGGAATTGTTCTAGCATCTCGCGTCATGACAGCAGAGATTAATTCTGGTGCACCTTACTTAATGGACGCTGTCGCTGCTGCATTTATTGGATTATCTGTATTAGGGGCTGGTAAGCCGAATGCTTTCGGTACCTTTGTTGGAGCTGTATTAATCGGGATACTATCCAATGGTTTAGTTATGATGTCTGTTCCGTATTATGCCATGGATATTGTAAAAGGAACTGTTTTAGCGCTTGCACTTGCATTAACTTATTATAGACAAAAATAA
- a CDS encoding sugar ABC transporter ATP-binding protein gives MGVSILLEMKNISIEFPGVKALDEVFFSTKTGMTHALIGANGAGKSTLMKVLSGAYGHYTGEIYIEGKKIDIRTPKDAQDNGIQIVYQEVDTALIPYLTVGENIMLNETVNDMGKKQFVKWNQIHKKATDILNRMNVNISSKKLVSELTLAEKQMVLIARSISKQCKFLILDEPTAPLSHSETKELFRIVRELVKEDVGIIFISHRLPELFEICEEITVMKNGKFVIKENIADTTQNKIVEYMLGEKLEEQFPKYHVEIGDTVLKVTGLHDKGLVKNFSMHVNEGEIVGIAGLVGAGKTEICKALFGASKVTSGEIQIRGKSVKIKDPSDAVKKGIALVPEERRKEGILVQESVSTNLTSASLNKFSKFLSFVDTKGEKKISIEMIKDLGIKTPSEETKVQNLSGGNQQKVAIGKWLISDAEVYIFDEPTKGVDVGAKKDIFELISGLAKRGKSVIYASSELSEILGITDRVYVVYDGAVAKELETKSANEEELLFYSTGGK, from the coding sequence ATGGGCGTGTCAATTTTACTAGAAATGAAAAACATTTCCATTGAGTTCCCCGGTGTGAAAGCGTTAGATGAAGTCTTTTTTTCTACTAAAACGGGTATGACTCATGCCCTAATAGGCGCGAACGGGGCGGGTAAATCTACACTAATGAAAGTACTTTCTGGAGCCTATGGTCACTATACAGGTGAAATATACATAGAAGGAAAGAAAATCGATATACGGACACCGAAAGATGCCCAGGACAATGGTATTCAAATTGTTTATCAAGAGGTAGACACGGCTTTGATCCCATATTTAACGGTTGGAGAAAATATCATGTTAAATGAAACGGTTAATGATATGGGAAAAAAACAGTTTGTTAAATGGAACCAGATTCACAAGAAAGCAACAGACATACTGAATAGGATGAATGTAAATATATCCTCGAAAAAGCTTGTAAGTGAATTAACTTTAGCGGAAAAACAAATGGTTCTTATTGCAAGGTCAATATCTAAGCAATGCAAGTTTTTAATATTGGATGAACCGACTGCACCACTTAGTCATTCTGAAACAAAAGAACTATTTAGAATTGTTCGGGAACTAGTAAAAGAAGATGTTGGTATCATTTTTATTTCTCATCGATTACCAGAGTTATTTGAAATATGTGAAGAAATTACCGTTATGAAAAATGGGAAGTTTGTCATTAAAGAAAATATTGCTGACACAACTCAAAACAAAATTGTGGAGTACATGCTTGGTGAAAAGCTTGAGGAACAATTTCCTAAGTACCACGTTGAAATTGGCGACACTGTCCTAAAGGTTACAGGACTTCATGATAAAGGTTTAGTTAAAAATTTCAGTATGCATGTAAATGAGGGTGAAATCGTTGGGATTGCTGGCTTAGTAGGTGCTGGTAAAACAGAGATATGTAAGGCTTTGTTTGGTGCTTCTAAGGTAACGAGCGGCGAGATCCAGATTCGTGGTAAAAGTGTGAAAATAAAGGATCCTAGCGATGCGGTAAAAAAAGGCATTGCTCTTGTACCAGAGGAACGAAGAAAAGAAGGGATTCTCGTTCAAGAATCTGTTTCTACTAATCTTACATCTGCGAGCTTAAATAAGTTTTCTAAGTTTCTTAGCTTTGTAGACACAAAGGGAGAAAAGAAGATTTCTATAGAGATGATTAAAGATTTAGGGATAAAGACACCGTCAGAAGAGACCAAGGTACAAAATCTTTCTGGTGGGAATCAACAAAAAGTAGCAATTGGTAAATGGTTAATTTCAGATGCTGAAGTGTACATATTTGATGAACCTACAAAGGGTGTAGACGTAGGTGCTAAAAAGGATATTTTTGAACTTATTTCTGGTTTAGCAAAACGAGGGAAATCTGTCATTTACGCATCTAGTGAGCTTTCTGAAATTCTTGGGATAACTGACCGTGTGTATGTTGTTTATGACGGTGCAGTTGCAAAAGAATTAGAAACAAAATCAGCAAACGAAGAAGAATTATTATTCTATTCAACAGGAGGTAAATAA
- a CDS encoding sugar ABC transporter substrate-binding protein — MKSYFKSALILFLSFALLLTGCSSNEANSKPKEGNKDVSLENVPDRFKNGKEVKIKVVRKIGGDDHTAQFLAGAKEEGEALGFKVDVFTANGDTAKFHDAIAQALHENYDGFIISHGDDAATVEDVKKIVDAGKSVVTFDSNGDIASVNGVTLTSQDDEALATLALDQLIKDTNGEANIVYLWVDGFPPMVRRNAVYQEKLKSNPGIKEVERFGVAAADTAVQTQNAVAAMLNKHKKGEIDAIFATWDAFAIGAARAIKEAGRDEIALYGIDVSNADLQIMQEEKSPWKYTAAVDPKLIGSVNMRILAKKIAGEETPSTYDLEASLISQEALQSSSSPVNMVNLADVVEGWGVSTAFEEDWMKTLKEYYK; from the coding sequence ATGAAAAGCTATTTCAAAAGTGCGTTAATTCTATTTTTATCTTTTGCACTTTTATTAACAGGCTGTTCTTCTAACGAAGCGAATTCTAAGCCTAAAGAGGGAAATAAGGATGTTTCTCTTGAAAATGTACCTGATCGATTTAAAAATGGAAAAGAAGTAAAAATTAAGGTTGTTAGGAAAATAGGTGGAGATGATCATACAGCTCAGTTTTTGGCAGGTGCGAAAGAAGAAGGTGAAGCACTTGGTTTTAAGGTAGATGTGTTCACTGCAAATGGCGACACTGCTAAGTTCCATGATGCGATCGCACAAGCATTACATGAGAATTATGATGGATTTATCATCTCACATGGCGATGATGCTGCTACTGTAGAGGATGTTAAGAAAATTGTAGATGCTGGAAAAAGTGTCGTAACTTTCGACTCTAATGGTGATATTGCTTCTGTTAATGGAGTAACCCTTACTTCACAGGACGATGAGGCATTAGCTACCTTGGCGTTAGATCAGTTAATTAAGGATACAAATGGTGAAGCAAATATTGTTTATTTATGGGTAGATGGATTCCCTCCTATGGTAAGACGTAATGCGGTATACCAAGAGAAGTTAAAGAGTAATCCAGGCATTAAAGAAGTAGAAAGATTTGGTGTAGCTGCTGCAGATACAGCTGTTCAAACTCAAAATGCGGTAGCTGCGATGTTAAATAAGCATAAAAAAGGCGAAATTGATGCGATTTTTGCAACATGGGATGCGTTTGCGATTGGTGCAGCCCGTGCGATAAAAGAGGCTGGAAGAGATGAGATTGCGCTGTATGGAATTGATGTTTCCAATGCGGACCTTCAAATTATGCAAGAAGAAAAAAGCCCTTGGAAATATACAGCAGCTGTTGATCCGAAGTTAATTGGTTCTGTAAACATGAGAATTCTAGCTAAGAAAATTGCAGGAGAAGAGACTCCTAGCACATACGACTTAGAGGCATCACTCATTTCTCAAGAAGCATTACAGTCATCAAGCTCTCCTGTTAACATGGTTAACCTTGCTGATGTTGTAGAAGGCTGGGGAGTTTCAACAGCCTTTGAAGAAGATTGGATGAAGACATTAAAAGAATATTATAAATAA
- a CDS encoding sugar ABC transporter substrate-binding protein: MKKGRISIITICFFALILLIAGCSNSNGKENSKEKSGQDSEVSLGNIPEKFKSGEEVKIKVIRKIGGDDHTEQFLAGAKEEGEAMGLKVDVFSAGGDSKSFHNEITKSLEEGYDGFIISHGDDPETIDSVKKIVEKGKSVVTFDSNTDLAKIDGVTLTSQNDEVLATLAMEQLIEDFDGQANIAYLWVDGFPPMVRRNAVYMEKLKNNPGIKEIERFGVASADTSGETKAAVAEMLKKHPKGEIDAIFATWDAFAIGAAEAIKEAGRDEIKIYGIDVSNTDLNLMKEEGSPWKYTAAVDPKLIGALNMRLVAKKIAGEETPKTYNLEPYLIAQNELQVSKKEVTMNDLGEVLPGWGLSTELEEDWMKTLKIMNE; encoded by the coding sequence ATGAAGAAAGGCCGAATAAGTATTATAACCATTTGTTTTTTTGCTTTGATCTTGCTTATAGCGGGATGCTCGAATAGCAATGGAAAAGAAAATTCTAAAGAAAAGAGTGGCCAAGATAGTGAAGTATCACTTGGAAATATTCCCGAAAAATTTAAAAGTGGAGAAGAAGTAAAAATTAAGGTGATTCGTAAAATAGGTGGAGATGACCATACAGAACAATTCCTTGCTGGAGCAAAAGAAGAAGGGGAAGCAATGGGATTGAAGGTTGATGTTTTTTCTGCCGGAGGAGATAGCAAAAGCTTTCATAATGAGATCACGAAGTCTTTAGAAGAGGGGTATGATGGTTTTATTATTTCTCATGGAGATGATCCAGAAACAATAGATAGTGTAAAAAAGATAGTAGAAAAAGGGAAAAGTGTTGTAACATTTGATTCAAATACCGATTTGGCAAAAATAGATGGAGTAACTCTAACTTCTCAAAACGATGAAGTGTTAGCTACACTTGCCATGGAGCAATTAATAGAGGATTTTGATGGTCAGGCGAACATTGCTTATTTATGGGTAGATGGATTTCCGCCAATGGTGAGACGAAATGCTGTCTATATGGAGAAATTAAAAAACAATCCTGGTATTAAAGAAATTGAAAGATTTGGAGTAGCTTCAGCTGATACTTCGGGAGAAACAAAAGCCGCTGTCGCTGAAATGCTAAAAAAACATCCAAAGGGAGAAATTGATGCGATTTTTGCCACATGGGATGCCTTTGCAATAGGTGCAGCGGAAGCGATTAAAGAGGCTGGAAGAGATGAAATTAAAATATATGGCATTGATGTATCAAATACGGACTTAAATTTAATGAAGGAAGAAGGCAGCCCGTGGAAATACACTGCAGCTGTCGATCCTAAACTAATTGGTGCTTTAAACATGAGGCTTGTTGCAAAAAAAATAGCTGGTGAGGAAACGCCTAAGACATATAATTTGGAACCTTATTTAATTGCGCAAAATGAACTTCAAGTTTCTAAAAAAGAAGTGACAATGAATGACTTAGGTGAAGTGCTGCCTGGCTGGGGGTTATCAACAGAATTAGAAGAGGACTGGATGAAAACACTAAAAATAATGAACGAATAA
- a CDS encoding methyl-accepting chemotaxis protein, producing the protein MHSLSVGKKIMSGFGVVLILLVVFALISINRMYHMQSKTTSIVDEWMPSVELINSIGYQTEHVITLSLRYIQSDDIQEKEMLKKERASFIDEAEKTMASYEKLINSDETRKNFEDLKYKWGFFLNVNEETIELSDKGKAEFAYLYFKKSAKAFDSMKQNLDHLVQINKMGAHQAGEDSEKVYDLTVVIIIGSILIALILGILAALFITRMIAQPLRLVTSRINEISKGNLSFPSIDIKNKDEIGVLAKSVNEMKSSLHKIVTEVVNVSGQVNKQSDELSVSSQQVKLGSQQIATTMHELAGGAEEQANSASESAKAVEDVNVQIKEADSAGKNLKDASNEVLEKAQEGKRLMDQSVHQIEKISQIVTESMEKVVNLDTKNEDIYQLVHVIQDVAAQTNLLALNAAIEAARAGEYGKGFAVVADEVRKLAEQVSKSVQDITYITQGIQSDSKLVVETLQNGVLQSKIGNEQIKTTGETFNSISDFVLLMVEKIDQVSDNLDQIQQGSEQLSAFSEEISAVSEQSAAGVQQVSASAEQQVASMETIAQSSESLKMLSAQLESLVKHFKIQ; encoded by the coding sequence ATGCATAGTTTAAGTGTTGGTAAAAAAATAATGTCTGGGTTTGGGGTTGTGCTTATTTTACTCGTCGTCTTTGCATTAATATCGATAAACCGGATGTATCACATGCAAAGTAAGACAACTTCTATTGTAGATGAATGGATGCCTTCTGTGGAACTGATAAACTCTATTGGTTACCAGACAGAGCATGTTATTACACTTTCATTAAGATATATTCAGTCTGATGATATCCAAGAAAAAGAAATGCTAAAAAAAGAAAGAGCTAGTTTCATAGATGAAGCAGAAAAAACAATGGCTTCTTATGAAAAGCTAATAAACTCAGACGAAACTAGAAAAAATTTCGAGGACTTAAAATACAAATGGGGATTTTTCCTCAATGTAAATGAGGAAACAATTGAGCTCAGTGATAAGGGAAAAGCTGAATTTGCCTACCTTTATTTTAAGAAAAGTGCAAAAGCCTTTGATTCAATGAAACAAAATTTGGATCATTTAGTTCAAATTAATAAAATGGGTGCACATCAAGCTGGAGAAGATTCTGAAAAAGTATATGACCTGACAGTTGTCATAATTATAGGTTCAATTTTAATAGCTTTAATATTAGGTATATTAGCTGCTTTATTTATTACTAGAATGATTGCACAGCCTCTAAGATTAGTTACTTCTAGAATAAATGAGATTTCAAAAGGGAACTTGTCTTTTCCTTCTATTGATATTAAGAACAAGGATGAGATTGGTGTTCTTGCAAAATCGGTAAATGAGATGAAAAGTAGTTTACATAAAATTGTAACTGAGGTTGTTAATGTTTCGGGTCAAGTAAATAAACAAAGTGATGAGCTATCAGTTTCATCACAGCAAGTAAAACTAGGCAGTCAACAAATTGCTACAACGATGCATGAATTGGCTGGCGGTGCTGAGGAACAAGCAAACTCCGCTTCTGAATCTGCTAAAGCTGTTGAGGATGTTAATGTTCAGATTAAAGAAGCTGATTCGGCTGGTAAGAATTTGAAGGATGCTTCAAACGAAGTGTTAGAAAAAGCGCAAGAAGGTAAAAGATTAATGGATCAATCCGTTCATCAAATTGAAAAAATTAGTCAGATTGTAACGGAATCAATGGAAAAAGTAGTGAATTTGGATACGAAAAATGAAGATATTTACCAGTTGGTCCATGTTATCCAGGATGTTGCAGCTCAAACAAACCTTTTAGCTCTGAATGCAGCCATTGAAGCAGCAAGAGCGGGAGAATATGGAAAAGGGTTTGCTGTTGTTGCGGATGAAGTTCGGAAATTAGCAGAGCAGGTTTCGAAATCTGTTCAAGATATAACTTATATTACACAAGGTATCCAAAGTGATTCCAAACTAGTTGTTGAAACGCTCCAAAATGGAGTGCTGCAGTCAAAGATTGGTAATGAACAAATAAAAACAACAGGTGAAACATTTAACTCGATTTCTGATTTTGTATTACTGATGGTTGAAAAAATTGATCAAGTATCAGACAACTTAGATCAAATTCAACAAGGAAGTGAACAATTAAGTGCCTTTAGTGAAGAAATCTCAGCAGTATCTGAACAATCCGCTGCTGGAGTTCAGCAAGTTTCAGCGTCAGCAGAACAACAGGTTGCTTCTATGGAAACAATTGCTCAAAGTTCTGAATCGTTAAAGATGCTTTCTGCTCAGCTAGAAAGCTTAGTTAAGCATTTTAAAATCCAATAA